The nucleotide sequence CTGCACAGACCGGCGGAAAGAAAGAACGAGCGAGCGAGCGCAGGAAAGAAAGTGTAACGAtttcccaaaacaaaaaaagaaaaaaagaaagtagcGAAATCTAGTCGGAGATTTACACTCCGgtaatgagaagaaaaaaaaaacaaagggaagCGCAATTCACAGCGCAGCAACGCTGTTTCTATTCCGAGTCTCCTGTCAAACGGTGCGTGTTGTGTATGTGTATACACACGGTGAATAGACTGATCGCTCTGCTCTCTTTATGCAATCCGCTTCCTAACAGCCGGCAGTCTAGCGGGAGAGCGCTGTAAATACTGTAACACACCGCCAGTCTGCTTTTAAAATCACCATCAATGAAACTGCAGCTTCGTTTTTGACCCCCCCTGCTtttcctccctctcttctctcccagCGCCACTATAACCACGCTCACGCACGCTGGTGAGAAACCTGCGCTGTTGATACAGGCTGTGACTGCAGGGAAGAGCGCCTCGACAGTGTATTATAAAGTGTCTCCTTTCACCGAGTCCCCGCTAGACTTACTGTTTCGTGTCCATCTCGCATCCTTTCTCCCTTTCCCCGATCTGAGTGTGTTTCAAGCCTCCTCACCCCTCTCCCTTTCACTCGCTCCCTCCCCCACCCGCTCCGGTCAATGCATGAATGGAGCATCATCATGCAGAACTTGATTAGCCGGAATCCCTGCGCCACAATGACAAATAGTCCCAGATTAAGACAGACGCATGAATGAGGGAGGCTTGGAGGCCAGCGGGCGGGCACACAAAACCGAACAGTAATGCGGGGATTTACTTAAACATGACAGAGACAGACAACTGGAAAAACTGGGACTTTCCAACAAAACGGCCCTCTCAAGAGTTCAGTATAGACGCTTCATTCATACGGATTATTAGCAGGGCGTTTGATAATGTTGCAGCTGCGCCAGTTCGGGTAATGCAATCCAGCGTCCCTCAGTCCCCTCCGCATGCAGGGCTACAGCACACACTGCTAGGTAATGTTACGGCTGATTGCACTGTAAGATCGCGGTTTCAGACCCCCTTCCCAAGCGGGGTGCACACACATTTACAACACGTGGAGACAAAGACAGTCAGGTCTCCAGTTCATTAAAACCTCCAAGTGCCATAAACCCATTACCACACAAAAACCAACCCACTGCGCCAGCAACTAAAATCAGGACCAATTTACCCATCGATTTTACACAACTCTCTTTGAGGGGTACACACTCGAACCCGGTATTTGCTTTAGATTGCCGTTTCCATTTCACAGACTCCACATTACAACCTTCATATACAAGAAGCATAACTACATATTAATATTACATATAAAACACAGAGAAGTCACACTGCTCTGGAATACAGAAACAAACGGAAGCCttcctgcccacacacacacgcacgcacgcacacacacgcacgcacgcacacacacatcacctgaaTAACCaaggaaaagcaaaacaaaaaacatctgcagatgaaagttttattttattgatcacttaaataaaaaaaacaaaaataatcctcATCGCTCTGCAGTCCTGCACGTCAGTGAACTCCAGCGCGGGGTCCCCTCCGGCACTGACCTGTAAGAGAGAGCAGAGCGGGTCAGGGGCAGCAGGGAACCTcacaggagagagacagagaactttctattattttttttattattattttttatttagtagtcccaatgactcgggagcggcaaagacgaacacgtgtgccgtcagcagaccgcttcttttcacactgcaaactcaccatgcagccacctcagagctacagcttcggaggacaacgcagctctgggcagcttacaggcaagcccacaagcgcctggccagaccacagggggcgctggtgcgcaaTGAGcggagaacaccctggccgacctaagcccccccccccccccagttgtgaaccccaggactgggtgcagcagcagggctagtgcgagtttctaaccctgctcaaacgcctgatcatttcaataatatacttcattgaggggagttgtgaaccccaggactgggtgcagcagcagggctagtgcgagtttctaaccctgctcaaacgcctgatcatttcaataatacacttcattgaggggagttgtgaaccccaggactgggtgcagcagcagggctagtgtgagtttctaaccctgctcaaacgcctgatcatttcaatgatagacttcattgaggggagttgtgaaccccaggactgggtgcagcagcagggctagtgtgagtttctaaccctgctcaaacgcctgatcatttcaatgatagacttcattgaggggagttgtgaaccccaggactgggtgtagCTGGGTCTGTGCTGGTTTCAAGCCATGCAGATGTTCTCTGCATAGCGCCCAAGCAGAGTGTGGTGCTGGAAGCGTCAACAGCAGCTTTATACAGGAGACAGCGCGAGGTCTGAGGCTTCATCACACCCACCGCTGTAGCATCGCCATGGCTACTCGTCCTTCTTGAACTTGCCGTTGATGTAGGGCACGTAGTCGAGAATCACCCGCCAGTCAGTGGCATAGACCAGCGTGACCCCGCCCACCGCACCCCAGGCAGACAGCGTGGggagcctgagagagagagagagagagagagtcagtctCCTCATGGAGGGGGAGCCATCACACTTCATACACCCACACTGCCACTAGTTAAATACAATCATAAATCACAGTAGAATTTCTTGACTAGCATTTCAAGTCtttatcaaacaaaacaatgttttataGCGTTTCTATAACTTTGATGTTACTTGGAGTAAAACTGCAGGGGTCGGTTTCCATGCCCCCCACCCTCCTCTGAAAATGCAGCTAAACCCTAGACTGGCAAATGAAAGACAGTCTCATTGTTTGCAGCATTATCACCCCCtcaaaaaaataattggtgattactaaataaaaaaaataaaacttcaaaagatTTCACTTTAAATGTGGTTTGAACACATTTGCGGAATCCTCGCTCAAATCCACTGTTCCCCGGTGCCTGCGGACTGCACCCCCCGAGATTACAGAGCTCAAGGCTCAGCGCGGTTAATCGAGCTTTAAACTCGCGAGGATCTCCCAGGAACATGGCAGCCCCGGAGCCAGCGATTCGGGATTCGGTACCTCCCAGTGCGTGTAAACACAAGTCCCTTTGCACAATCCGAGTTATAATACACGGGAAACACAAATCAAACGCAACATCGACGCTGCTTTTGTGACACAGGTTTAAAATCAAAGGCTGTAAATGATGCGGGTTGAAAGAAAGGTCGAGACAAGGACTGCTGGCGTTGCCCTGTGAAGCGAGTACGGTTACTGTACCAGAGGTGGAGTGTCAGCACCGGCTATTCCCCCAAAGACCGTCACACACAGAGACTTCAAGCGGCGGCTTCATGTTCTGATTTATTCATTATGGGTCTCTTACAGCACACCGCTCTGGATACCAAACGACATTGACACGACACGCCGTGTCTATAAATCACCATAATCTCAAACGCTGAACTCCCGCTTTCCGGGACCACAGACTAAACCCCCCCTCGTCGAACTGGACTCGCCAGTTCGAGCTCGGCTCGGTTCTCTTACCAGGTCTTAGCAAGCTGCACGTATCTCGGTCCGATCAGTTTCGCTAACATCGTCTTTCCCGTCTTTCTCTGACCTCCCGTCGACACATGCGCAGGGCTTAAATTGCTGCGTCAGGACGCCACAGTCATTCGGTCGCCCGACGCAGAGCCTGTATAAAAACtttatttacatgtttattatttgtctGGTCGTGCGAGTTAGTATTTTATTGGGTTGGTTGTTATTTATTCCCCTTTCTATCTAACTGCTGTCGCTAAAAGAGTTTTAGACATGCGGTTGTTCGGACAAAATATACGGGGTGGCGGGGGGTCCTCATTTAGTTTTTCAACAACTTTATTGAACATCAGAACAACCAAACGTTCGTGTACGAGACAAGCTTTTTGGTTTGCTTGTGAAAGAAAGGGGGCGCTGTGTATTCGCAACCAACCTCCAAAAACACACTGAGCGCCCTCTGGTGGAGTAAGAAAACAAAGCTCTTATTCAGGGCGAATgggttctgtttttatttgtatttatttaaacaaaatacgtGTATTAGTACTTGcaggatatatacacacacacgcgtaTGTACTGTAAATGCAATGGCAAATTAATGCACACCTACACTTTTCATAAACCCAAAGGAGTGAGGTGTGATCCGGACTGCAAAGGGATTCAGGATCTCGGCAGATGCAACAGACGGTGTGATTACTGCCTCCTGCTGGTTACAGCATTCCACGACACTCAAAAGCCTGTTCATACAGGAGAGGTGGCTTTAACTACCACTTTAACTGCTGCCAAATCTGTGTTTATGGAGTAGGACATTTTTGTAATCATGCAGAGGGAGAGTGATGGGCTACAAACCACTTACAAGAGAGCCTCCTTCAGGCTCCAGTCCTGTGCTATACAGCCAGAACGATTGAGCAGCCTAGACATGCAAATTCTGTATTATTAGCATTTCCTTTTTTGTAACCAGTCATTATGGGCACGAGATGTATTAACATCCACAGGGTTCTAACTTTCAAGCAGCAGCAGGCATTTCATTAGGGAAACACTAGgacacattacacacacacacacacacaaataaaaatgactgcACAATAAGTCAGGCAACACTCATTATCAGTTTAAGGTAAAacctttaatgtttttttttcctttcctgttttttcttgttctggggtttttttttgttttttttttgttttctttttgaagtATACAAGATTCAAAAgacagacattgaaaaaaaaaaaaagtatatttgttattaaaaatggcACATTTATTGCTACATTACTGTTATATACATGACAGTTCTCAATAGCTACTTTATAAAAAGGAGAAGTTCTGACTGGAGGCACTCTGAAACACAACCTTTCACTTGTTGTGTTCCCCCCTTTGAAGGACAGAGACACCTGCTTTCACTGCCCCAGGAGGCCTGGGCAGGTCatctgctcaaacccactacatCACTCGAGAGCCGGGGACAGCCCAGTGGGGAAGCGCAGTGGGCAAACAtggaacaaagaaaacaaaacaacttggATAGTGCCATTAAGATTCACCTTCTCTGCTCCCCTACGTCAGATGTAGATTGTAAACAAATGTACTGGTTACAACAAATACTGTTTGGGAGCCTCAGATCCTTGTTCAGACGACAGAGACCTCAGCCCTTCTACATAGAAAAGCAGATGCCTCTCCCTTTAAGCGAAGTACAAGTGTGTGAGCCAGCTGAACAGCTTAGCTGGCAACACTAATCAGAACTGCTAAACAGACGATTAAAAACAAGAACTCAAAGGTTTTCCACATCACTATCTATCATGTAGCAAGATCAAAGTTTGAGTCCAGACACAAAAtctacaaaacaaataacatttttatttcctctTTATCAAaaaattgttatataaaaaatGGATCAGTTTGAAAAATAAGCCTAATTTTTCTTCTTTACCCACATATTTAAAACCATTTATAGGGTATACTGCACATCTCTGCAATAAATGTActacactattttttttattttactttttaaagtttaaaaacaaatgtcaggCACTGATTAGGTATCATTCTCTCAAATGGCATCAGAAGTGCGAGAATGAAAAGGCCACACTATTGCTTTTCTTTAATGATCACGTCTAAATAAAACTCACTGCTCCACTTCTGCAGTCAACAGTAAACTAATAATGGTGTGAACAGCGCCCCCCTGTGGTTTACTGAAAGTACACAATGCTGCCACCCACCAAGGGGCTCTGCTGGTAGCTGTGTCAGGTAACTAAAGATAAGCACGCACTTTTGTTCTATTCAGTCAGCAGTCTGATAAattatatacccccccccccccccccccaaataaaataaattccccACAGCCAACAGAAACCAGGGGTGTCAGGATGAAACCATAACATGAATAGCAAGAACACTGCATTGGAACCACAGTAGTTTGGAATCAAACAAAGGGCGACGAGTATTAGTTATAAATTTCACTAGGTTAATAGATAAATACAAATCAGCTGATGACCAACAATAACCAAATATTAAAGAAAAGTAGCACCAACAGGCCTAGTGGTTCAAGCCAATGAGAATCCCAGGTTTTGAATCTCAGCTCAGCCATGGTTCAGTGTGATGGTTCAGTTTCTGGGTACAGAGGTAGCCAGCAAGGTCACCTCACTGCAATGCTGTGGTTATAAGtgggattaaaaacaaaaaatataacaaggGGATAATACTGGGGTCTGGTGAGGACCTGCGTTTAAAACGGGCATCACGGAGAATCCCTGCACACTAGTTTCAGGGTAATGCTTCAACTAAAAAAAGGTCAAATCCAGTTTTAAATGAGTGTGGCGGAGTAACCCACCCACCCCTCGGTAAATCGAAAACTCAAACAAAACAGGCAGTTCCTCTTCTTGAAAGGATGCCCACAAGCGCTCCGAACCTTTAACCCCAGGCGGACGAGCGTCACCCTGCTCTCTCCTGACACCCCGTGGCTCGCGCTGGCTctgctctgtgtctctcctgcacATTCCTATGCCAGCTCTGCACCTGGAAGACTCGGCCCCTTGCTTGTTTCGACAGTGAGCCCCGACCCCCCCCACCACAGTCTCTGCTGTAACAGACAGCGGCAAAAACAGACAGGACAACACTCCTCTGGTCACAGAAATTATTCTACCACCAGCTTCTTCCATTTAGTTTCCTTTAAGCAGGCGGTGCACCCACAAGAGATTAGGACTCTTCCCTGTGTTTTCAAACAGAGCCAATACAGGTGTCCACAATAccaggtttttaattattttatgtttaaaaaaaaaaaaaaattactgccgACATATGGCAGTCATGAGAAGCAAACTcattaaagacatttttttttttcaaactctaCACTCTACTcccaactacattttttttttcttaaaaaaatctACAATGTATAGTCTAATAAAAATATAGTTTTGCTCATCTTACATAAAATAACATCCCTACTTACGTAtgacttggattttttttttttaatgtacatgcTTGCCCTAGAACAACAGacaataacaatgaaaaacaagaacaaataaacCCCAACAGATTAATGAAAGGAGAGGGTTTGTGAAGCTCTAGAGACTTGCTCTCTATACAgtacacagagagaaacagataCAGGGATTAATTTGCTCCAGgcttactggggggggggggggggggggggatctttttaaatgcaaaatgtccACCAGAACAGCTGCTTGACATGTCCAATGTGTAAATGTGAGCTGGCTGGAAACAGTGAGAAAGAAGCTGGCAGCGAGCAGAGAAGCCAATACACTTAGGGAGTGCTTCAGACTTATCCATCGTTCATGCTCTGCCCAGGGAATACAACAGTGCTGCCCTCTATAGAGTTTGGTAAGGGTGAGTGAGTGAGGCAGTgggtatgcatgtgtgtgtatgggaggggggagggggggtctggCACTTTGTTGCCCATTACCCTTCTCAACACTGAATTAAAACAGCAGCTACAAACAGCTGCTACGGGGGAGGGGACTGCAGCTACTTCCTCCTttcatggctcccatttgtcaTATTGAGGCCTACTTCCTGTGTGGCTAAACAGATTGCATGTTTTTAagtaaccccccctccccctgtacACTCACTCGCCCCTGACCACTTCACAACTGAAGCCCTGAATGGTTCCAATAACCATTACATGACAAACCAGTCTGTTTTTTCCAATGAGAAATAAGACAGCTCCTTTTTTCTGCTGGGAATGCTAATCACAAAATGActaaagaccttttttttttttatacaaaaaataattaacagtaattgcttacaaataagcaattaaaaaaaaagtttgttccaAACATTacgaaaatgttttttttataaaaacaaaagataTAAAGAAGATTAGGCACaaattcctgtttgttttttttctcatttcctCTTGGCTGTGTTGGGGAGAAGCAGCAGCTGAGATTCTCCACTTAGTGACCAGGATCTGTTGAAATGTTCCATCATTTATGGAAGCAAATGTAAAACCATGAACAAAATGAATTCTTCACATTTGCGACGGTTGTGTCAGGTACAGCTTTCGACCCCACCGGCTGTGGCAGCTTTGGCAGTATATGAGGGTGATGCTGGAAGAAGAATATAAGGCCACATCTTCCAAGAGCACTGCTAAATTCCAGAGCACGGATCTGGAGAAAAGAAGGGAGAGAAACAATTAGTTGGAAGTTTTTTTgcaccccccccaaccccccccaaataaaaaaccTCACACATTGCATGCCATTATTAACCTATTACTGTGTTTGTGAAATTGTGTGCAAgtcaacagaaaaaagaaaatactttcaaAATGTCTTTCGTGTAAAAACATCTGAAAAGTGACAGTGAGGGGCGTTGTGAGGTTACGAAACATTACGAAACGTAGACACCCTAACAGCCTACACCCCAAATACAAATCTAGCTAGTGCAgtagaaacacaaaacagtgGACACATGCAGACTCCTACAAGTGTGCAACTGTCCAGAAAGGTTCTCTTTATAACTAAACTGGAGTAAAGCTTAAAACTTCAGCCCAGACATTTTAAAAGACGCTTGGTCTTGTCTTTCGTATAGCAGTCTTGCAatactgtgtgtgcgtgcgtgtggcaCTCGTGCTCAGTGTTTAGGAGAGCTACCTGGCGCTACATATGGCTGACAGGGTTGTGCCCGTCCCCTAGGCCTGGGTGCCCCCCTGACAGCTGCATCTGGGGATCCCCCACCCCTGACACCTTCTCCTCCTCGCGTCGCTTCAGGCAGGCTGCCTTGGGGTTCAGGTTACGCTCTGGAAAGGAAAGGCAATCACATATTTCAACAGCAGCACGACATcattcagtttgttttatttatttttttaagtggcagTCTGCCGTTTGAAACCTGTGTGTTCCAGTTAACCCTTAAGCCAGCACCCTCCCCCGAGCCCTTACCCACAAGGAAAGGGCTGAGGTCAGGAAGGTGTCCTAAGGGTCAATTTGAGGAATTCCTGACACCCAGTCTTAAGCTCTAACCAGGGTAAAGTAGTAAGAAAAAGAAATGAGTGTAAGAGAAAGAATTAGAAAAGAGTTAGAATAAACACCTACATACCTGTACTTCTGACAGAGCAGAGCATGGGTGTGTCAGAGTGCCCCGTTTAAGGGAGACTGGGAGATCCCCATGCGCTTTACACAATGCAAAACCACCAACCCCGACTTTAAAATATCATCTGACAGACAAGGGGTGCCAAGGAGGGGCTTGCAGTAACACATTATCAAGCACCACGACACTGACAGAATCTGAGGTGTCGAGGCAGAAAGCCCCCAACCCACCCGGGAGAGGGTGAGGAGCCCCTCTCGGACCGGGCTGCCCCCCATGTGGCAGTAGAAAGAGGTGCCCCTACCTCGCACTTGATGCTCCAGGCCCAGAATGATCTGCACTGCCTGCTGAAGGATGATTAGTTTGGTCTGGGCTTTGTCTGATTTTAAGTGCACCTGGCACATGCGGCCCAGCTCTTTGAAGGCCTCGTTAATGTCTCGCACCCGCACACGCTCCCTGGCGTTATTGGCCATTCGCCTGTCCCGGTCTTTCAGCTCCTTTTCCTCCACAGTGAGGCCCTCGTCCGTGCTGCTGCAGTGGAGTTCACAGCGAGCGTTAGAGAACAGTGCAGCTCAGCACAGCGCAGAACAGCAGGGGCATGTGCATGTCTGTCTTCAGGCAGAGGATACATATGATATGTGCTTATTTTAGAGGGGACGCCTGTGTGCCTTTATCTAAACCATCAGGCTACAGGAGGTGATCAGGGTGTGGTGGGGGGTACAAGCCAGCTTTCCTTTGGGGTACAGACATGCAACACAACCTCCTGCTGTTCTGACAATGGGGTGGGAGGACCTTCTTTAAAACCCAGAGCCAAAAGCTAGAGACGTcaagagctgtgaggggagggggGTTGACCAGGGGAGTGTGTTCACAGATCTCTCATTATGAGAAGTGCTCTATGAAACAGAGGATTTGGAGCGAGAGCTTTCAGGGTTTCCTATCGTCTCCTTCAAGAGTGGAGATGTCCAGACTTTGTGCCAACAGGACTCCATTGAGGTAGTTTTAGGAACAAACCCTCATTTAGATATAGGAGAGGTTTACGATTGCATGTTTTTTGCACTGGTCAAGTCAGACTTCATTAACCTACATGACCTGTGAAAGCTGCCAGAGGGCTGTCCCTTAGCAATAGCACCCCAGAAGGACATTGAGAGACAGAACCCTAGGGAGGTTTCAGATCAATCCTACAGCAAGCAGCCAGGT is from Acipenser ruthenus chromosome 49, fAciRut3.2 maternal haplotype, whole genome shotgun sequence and encodes:
- the LOC117966144 gene encoding cytochrome b-c1 complex subunit 10-like; translation: MLAKLIGPRYVQLAKTWLPTLSAWGAVGGVTLVYATDWRVILDYVPYINGKFKKDE